A genomic window from Algoriphagus sp. Y33 includes:
- a CDS encoding carbon starvation protein A: protein MNLAVLLLISAAILFIAYKVYGKIVYRKFGLNDKKPAPSHTHRDGVDYEPSKPIVVLGHHFASIAGAGPIVGPIIAITFGWIPAVIWILVGGIFFGAVHDLGSMATSLKTDGKSIGVIIRNQIGMKGKQLFVIFSFSTLILVIGVFADIIAKTFVTNPGVASASILFIVLAIGFGIVNKLIGDKKTAFIIISVTGVILMYFFVYLGMKIPFALDYKIWILVLLAYAFLASVTPVSMLLQPRDYLNSFLLYGLIIAGVLGVFIANPEIQMSNEIHVSDENLGYIFPVLFVTIACGAISGFHSLVASGTTSKQLNKESDAKLVGFGGMLIESFLAIIAVGAVVILSRSEYIERLSGEGPVALFSTGLGGMIATLGISEEFAVGFVALTVSAFALTTLDTCTRLARFTLQEYFEDVPQAAGQYLAKNRYVSTGIVVFFSILLLLSGEFTTLWPIFGSANQLLAALALLTIAVWLIKKKINALFVTIPMFFMFSVTLSSLGLFAWKNFQDEVYVLSIIAALLFILAISLMILATKSLKSKVKVTSGA, encoded by the coding sequence ATGAACCTAGCCGTTCTCTTACTCATTTCAGCAGCCATTCTTTTCATAGCCTATAAAGTTTACGGTAAAATTGTGTACCGAAAATTCGGTTTAAACGATAAAAAACCCGCCCCCTCACATACGCATCGGGACGGAGTTGATTATGAACCAAGTAAACCTATAGTGGTTTTGGGTCATCATTTTGCCTCAATTGCAGGTGCAGGTCCTATAGTCGGTCCAATCATTGCAATTACTTTTGGCTGGATTCCGGCTGTTATTTGGATTTTGGTAGGTGGTATTTTCTTTGGTGCTGTACATGACCTCGGCAGCATGGCTACTTCGCTGAAAACAGACGGAAAATCCATCGGGGTAATCATCCGAAATCAAATCGGAATGAAAGGAAAACAGCTCTTTGTCATCTTCAGCTTCTCCACGCTTATCCTCGTGATTGGTGTATTCGCTGATATTATTGCCAAAACATTTGTCACAAATCCCGGTGTGGCATCAGCATCCATTCTATTTATTGTATTAGCCATTGGTTTCGGCATAGTGAATAAACTGATAGGTGATAAAAAAACCGCATTCATCATCATCTCCGTGACCGGGGTGATCTTAATGTATTTCTTTGTGTATCTGGGTATGAAAATTCCCTTTGCCCTCGATTACAAAATCTGGATTTTGGTGCTTCTGGCCTATGCATTTCTGGCCTCCGTGACACCGGTAAGTATGCTGCTACAACCGAGAGATTACCTGAACAGCTTTTTGCTTTACGGATTGATTATAGCGGGGGTATTGGGTGTTTTTATTGCCAATCCGGAAATCCAGATGAGCAATGAAATCCATGTTTCTGATGAAAATCTGGGTTATATTTTCCCGGTTTTATTTGTGACCATAGCCTGTGGAGCTATCAGTGGCTTTCACTCCTTAGTAGCTTCAGGAACCACTTCCAAGCAGCTAAATAAAGAGTCGGATGCCAAATTAGTAGGATTTGGAGGAATGTTGATTGAGTCTTTTCTGGCAATCATTGCAGTCGGGGCAGTAGTTATTTTATCTAGATCAGAATATATAGAGCGTCTTTCCGGAGAAGGACCGGTTGCGCTTTTCTCTACAGGTCTGGGAGGGATGATCGCTACGCTGGGGATTTCAGAAGAATTTGCTGTGGGCTTTGTCGCTTTAACCGTTTCAGCTTTTGCCCTTACTACACTGGACACATGTACCCGATTAGCCAGATTTACTTTGCAAGAATATTTCGAAGATGTGCCTCAGGCCGCAGGTCAGTATTTGGCTAAAAACAGATACGTATCTACCGGAATTGTAGTTTTTTTTTCCATACTCTTATTGCTATCAGGAGAGTTCACTACGCTCTGGCCAATCTTCGGTTCAGCGAATCAACTACTGGCGGCTCTTGCATTATTGACTATAGCTGTTTGGCTGATCAAGAAAAAAATCAATGCGCTCTTCGTGACCATTCCCATGTTTTTCATGTTTTCGGTGACTCTTTCCTCCTTGGGCCTTTTTGCCTGGAAAAATTTTCAAGACGAAGTCTATGTGCTTTCCATCATTGCAGCTCTGCTGTTTATTTTAGCGATTTCCTTAATGATTTTGGCTACGAAAAGCTTGAAAAGTAAGGTGAAAGTAACTTCGGGAGCCTGA
- a CDS encoding FAD-dependent oxidoreductase, whose amino-acid sequence MTLVLGYALISCQTTEKDNITDVIVYGGTSGAVTAAIQAKKIGKSVILVSPDTHLGGLSSGGLGWTDTGKKEVIGGLAREFYQKVYDKYQADGAWKWENQSEFGNQGQGTPAIDGEFRTMWIFEPHIAEEVFDEWVEEMGIELYREEWLDRKSGVAIEDGRITAIRTLSGKEFKGKMFIDATYEGDLMAAAGVSYHVGREANSVYDEEWNGIQTGIFHHRHHFKVLDHPIDPYRIPGDPSSGLIPKISAEDPGVKGEGDNKIQAYCFRTCMSNHPDNRVPFPRPDNYDSTQYELLVRIFDAGWREWFDKFDMIPNRKTDTNNHGPFSSDNIGMNYEYPEASYERRKEITKEHENYQKGLLYFVANDPRVPKEIQDEFQNWGLAKDEFTDNGNWPHQIYVREARRMIGKYVMTENELLQKKPTPESIGMGSYTIDSHNIQRFVDENGQVQNEGDIGVGLPGPYEIAYGSIVPKKEEITNLFVPVAVSASHIAFGSIRMEPVFMILGESAATAAAMALEREISVQDLPYEDLKIQLLKNGQVLTMADQIQ is encoded by the coding sequence ATGACCCTTGTCTTAGGTTATGCATTGATTTCGTGTCAGACTACGGAAAAAGACAATATTACTGATGTGATCGTATACGGAGGCACTTCAGGCGCTGTCACAGCTGCTATTCAGGCAAAAAAAATAGGGAAATCCGTTATTCTTGTTTCCCCGGACACCCACTTGGGAGGGCTTTCTTCCGGGGGATTGGGTTGGACTGATACAGGCAAAAAGGAAGTAATCGGAGGATTGGCCAGGGAGTTTTATCAAAAAGTATATGATAAGTACCAAGCTGATGGAGCTTGGAAATGGGAAAATCAATCCGAATTTGGAAATCAAGGCCAAGGTACCCCTGCGATAGATGGTGAGTTTAGAACCATGTGGATTTTTGAACCGCATATTGCCGAAGAAGTGTTCGACGAGTGGGTGGAGGAAATGGGAATCGAGCTTTATCGTGAAGAATGGCTGGACAGAAAATCCGGAGTGGCTATAGAAGACGGACGCATCACTGCGATCAGAACTTTGAGTGGAAAAGAATTCAAAGGCAAAATGTTTATTGACGCTACCTATGAGGGGGATCTGATGGCCGCCGCAGGGGTAAGCTATCATGTGGGAAGGGAAGCAAACAGTGTGTATGACGAAGAATGGAATGGGATACAAACCGGCATCTTTCACCATAGGCATCATTTCAAAGTTCTGGATCATCCTATAGACCCCTACCGGATACCAGGTGATCCTTCCTCAGGCCTTATCCCAAAAATCAGCGCAGAAGACCCTGGAGTGAAGGGAGAGGGTGATAATAAAATCCAAGCTTATTGCTTCAGAACATGCATGTCAAATCATCCAGACAATCGAGTGCCTTTCCCGAGACCTGATAATTACGATTCTACCCAATACGAACTTTTGGTAAGAATCTTCGATGCAGGCTGGCGGGAATGGTTTGATAAATTTGATATGATTCCAAACAGGAAAACTGATACCAATAACCATGGTCCATTCAGTTCGGATAACATAGGGATGAACTATGAATACCCGGAAGCCAGCTATGAGCGAAGAAAAGAGATCACTAAAGAGCACGAAAATTATCAGAAGGGGCTACTTTATTTTGTGGCAAATGATCCCAGAGTACCCAAGGAAATACAGGATGAATTTCAGAATTGGGGTCTGGCAAAGGATGAATTCACCGATAATGGAAACTGGCCTCATCAAATCTACGTGAGGGAAGCACGGCGAATGATAGGTAAATACGTGATGACTGAAAATGAATTGTTACAAAAGAAACCCACTCCTGAATCTATAGGGATGGGTTCCTATACTATTGACTCTCATAACATTCAACGCTTTGTAGACGAGAACGGTCAGGTGCAAAATGAGGGAGATATAGGAGTAGGCTTACCCGGTCCTTATGAAATAGCTTATGGTTCAATTGTGCCAAAAAAGGAAGAAATAACAAATCTCTTCGTTCCCGTGGCCGTTTCTGCCAGTCATATCGCATTCGGCTCTATCCGAATGGAACCTGTATTTATGATTTTGGGTGAATCAGCCGCTACTGCTGCAGCTATGGCATTAGAACGGGAAATCAGTGTCCAAGATCTTCCCTATGAGGATCTGAAAATCCAATTATTGAAAAATGGTCAAGTCTTGACGATGGCAGATCAAATCCAATGA
- a CDS encoding FAD-dependent oxidoreductase yields MKNILITLCVILSTCLSQHAYSQKYDIVIYGGTSAGIAAAIQASRLNKSVVLIEPSHRLGGLTTGGLGQTDIGNKQAIGGISREFYQGIKAYYDKQENWNWQKKSEYMDSGQTRTQEGEDAMWTFEPSAALKVYHEMLEGEKVDILYGERLLRTEAGVNKSSGEIQAITMESGKTIEGKMFMDATYEGDLMAVAGVSYTVGRESNDQYKESLNGVQANYWSVTLKGKASRNARNHNFVPGVDPYIEKGNPASGLLPYIIEGGPGIDGSGDKKVQAYGFRMCLTDHPENRIPFKKPEGYDELNYELLFRNFEAGETQLPWINSSMPNRKTDTNNRQGFSTDFVGQNHEYPEASYEEREKIVAAHRIYQQGLMWTLANHPRIPQKVRDVYASWGTTKDEFENEDGWQNQLYIREARRMISDLVMTQLHCERLEVVDDAVGLAAYGMDSHNIQRYVDHNGYVQNEGNVEAHVDGPYPISYKSIVPKKQEATNLFVPVCLSASHIAFGSIRMEPVFMVLGQSAAIAASLAIDEKVPVQDVPYERLKSELVANKQRLD; encoded by the coding sequence ATGAAAAATATACTAATCACTTTATGTGTTATACTTTCCACATGCCTGTCTCAACATGCCTATTCCCAAAAGTATGACATTGTCATTTACGGAGGCACATCTGCCGGTATAGCCGCAGCCATTCAGGCATCAAGACTAAATAAGTCAGTAGTGCTTATCGAGCCTTCTCATCGTCTGGGAGGTCTAACCACAGGAGGGCTGGGGCAAACAGATATTGGCAACAAACAAGCTATAGGAGGTATTTCGAGAGAATTTTATCAAGGAATCAAAGCCTATTATGATAAGCAGGAAAACTGGAATTGGCAGAAAAAAAGCGAATACATGGACAGTGGACAGACGAGAACCCAGGAAGGGGAAGATGCCATGTGGACGTTTGAGCCTTCGGCGGCATTGAAAGTCTATCATGAAATGCTTGAAGGTGAGAAGGTGGATATACTGTATGGAGAGAGGCTATTAAGAACCGAGGCCGGCGTGAATAAATCCAGTGGTGAAATTCAAGCCATTACCATGGAAAGTGGAAAAACAATTGAAGGAAAAATGTTTATGGATGCCACCTACGAAGGTGACCTGATGGCTGTGGCAGGGGTAAGTTATACGGTAGGGAGAGAGAGTAACGATCAGTATAAAGAATCACTCAATGGAGTTCAAGCTAATTACTGGAGTGTTACACTTAAGGGCAAAGCATCCAGAAATGCCAGAAATCACAATTTCGTTCCGGGTGTGGATCCTTATATTGAAAAAGGAAACCCGGCAAGCGGACTTCTTCCTTATATTATAGAAGGCGGTCCAGGCATAGATGGGTCAGGTGATAAGAAAGTCCAAGCCTATGGATTCAGAATGTGCCTTACAGATCATCCGGAAAACAGAATTCCCTTTAAAAAACCAGAAGGGTATGATGAGCTGAATTACGAGCTGCTTTTCAGGAACTTCGAAGCCGGTGAAACCCAGTTGCCATGGATCAATTCCTCTATGCCAAACCGGAAAACAGATACAAACAACCGGCAAGGATTTTCTACTGATTTTGTGGGTCAAAACCATGAGTACCCTGAGGCCAGCTATGAAGAACGCGAAAAGATAGTCGCCGCTCACCGGATCTATCAGCAAGGCTTGATGTGGACACTTGCTAACCATCCTAGGATTCCACAGAAAGTAAGAGATGTATACGCCAGCTGGGGAACTACCAAGGATGAATTTGAGAATGAAGACGGCTGGCAAAATCAGCTATATATCCGTGAAGCGAGAAGGATGATCAGTGATCTTGTGATGACCCAACTTCACTGCGAAAGGCTGGAAGTGGTGGATGATGCAGTAGGTTTAGCGGCTTATGGTATGGACTCCCATAATATTCAAAGGTACGTGGACCACAATGGCTATGTCCAAAACGAAGGAAATGTGGAAGCCCATGTTGACGGGCCTTATCCTATAAGCTATAAGTCCATAGTGCCTAAGAAGCAGGAAGCAACCAATTTGTTTGTTCCTGTATGCCTGAGTGCTTCACACATCGCTTTTGGGTCTATTCGCATGGAGCCCGTTTTTATGGTGCTTGGACAATCAGCCGCGATAGCAGCTTCTTTGGCAATTGATGAGAAAGTCCCTGTACAGGACGTTCCTTATGAGAGGTTAAAATCCGAATTAGTGGCTAATAAACAACGATTAGACTAA
- a CDS encoding RagB/SusD family nutrient uptake outer membrane protein — MIKLIKYICTVSLLIFIQSCDDDYLNRLPLDSPSSETFFANETELEMAVTGVYNRLWYKPNNAVWFLSFDFASDDGWDRNGSGIQALGRGEQNADNDYTNGFWGRFYQAINRVNYITSGAEELREKMDPAKYDRLVGEARFLRAYFYAYLAELYGDVPLVTTTLALEEAQTPRTPKSEVIDFVLAEMNDVKEYLPLDASEKGRVTKGTVLAMISRVALWNERWQEAAAAAKELIDSEAYHIDPDYSGMFTFSGDNSPEVIMRIQFLRGVETHNTPRDFLSRMALGHSNKKPPQNFVDTFDCIDGLPIDKSPLYNPQRPFENRDPRLGHTLVVPGSRLVNWIFETHRDSTQTWEYRGDDRVRVPNIEAQHAYASFTGYLYRKHVDVADYPTNVGASDQNLTIFRLGEVLLNYAEAKVELNELDASVYEALNSLRGRESVQMPAVASGKSQDELRNIVRKERRSELGIEGFRYFDIRRWKIAEQVIPGPLRGRVNRYGEGGWLNEPPMIDPIGTPNYDNVSNADAMVVIETRAFNPTRDYLWPIPRIELETNTTLTQNPGY; from the coding sequence ATGATAAAGCTAATTAAATATATATGTACTGTTTCGCTTTTGATTTTCATCCAATCATGCGATGATGACTATTTGAATAGATTACCACTTGACTCACCGTCCAGTGAGACCTTCTTTGCCAACGAAACCGAGCTGGAAATGGCGGTCACCGGTGTATACAACAGGCTATGGTACAAACCTAACAATGCCGTATGGTTTTTGTCTTTTGACTTTGCTTCGGACGATGGGTGGGACAGAAACGGAAGTGGGATTCAGGCGCTTGGAAGAGGGGAGCAAAATGCAGACAACGATTACACCAATGGTTTTTGGGGGAGATTCTATCAAGCTATCAACCGGGTGAATTATATCACTTCAGGTGCAGAAGAACTCAGGGAAAAGATGGATCCCGCCAAGTACGATAGATTAGTCGGAGAAGCAAGATTCTTAAGAGCCTACTTCTACGCTTATCTGGCAGAACTCTACGGCGATGTACCCTTGGTTACTACTACGCTGGCTCTAGAGGAAGCCCAGACACCTAGAACCCCGAAAAGCGAAGTGATCGATTTTGTGCTAGCAGAAATGAATGATGTCAAAGAATACCTCCCATTGGATGCTTCCGAAAAGGGTAGAGTAACCAAGGGAACCGTGCTGGCAATGATCTCCAGAGTAGCACTTTGGAACGAGAGATGGCAGGAAGCTGCAGCTGCAGCTAAGGAATTGATAGATTCAGAAGCCTATCATATTGATCCCGATTATTCAGGAATGTTCACTTTTTCAGGCGACAATTCTCCGGAAGTGATTATGAGAATTCAGTTTCTGAGAGGAGTGGAGACACACAATACCCCAAGGGACTTCTTATCCAGAATGGCACTGGGGCATTCCAACAAAAAGCCTCCTCAGAATTTTGTGGATACTTTTGACTGCATTGACGGTTTACCTATTGATAAGTCACCGCTTTATAATCCGCAGCGCCCATTTGAAAACAGAGACCCCCGGTTGGGTCACACCCTAGTTGTTCCTGGCTCCAGATTAGTAAACTGGATATTTGAAACCCATCGTGACAGCACACAGACGTGGGAGTACAGAGGTGATGATAGGGTGAGGGTACCGAACATAGAAGCCCAGCACGCCTATGCTTCTTTTACAGGATATTTATATAGAAAACATGTGGATGTAGCCGACTACCCTACCAATGTAGGCGCCTCTGATCAGAATCTGACCATTTTCAGACTTGGGGAAGTACTGCTTAATTATGCTGAAGCCAAAGTAGAACTAAATGAACTTGATGCATCAGTATATGAAGCTCTAAATTCACTTAGAGGAAGAGAATCCGTACAGATGCCGGCTGTCGCAAGCGGAAAATCGCAGGATGAGTTGAGAAACATAGTACGCAAGGAAAGAAGAAGTGAATTGGGAATAGAAGGGTTTCGCTACTTCGACATACGTCGCTGGAAGATTGCAGAACAGGTAATTCCTGGCCCTCTAAGAGGGCGTGTAAACCGGTATGGTGAAGGTGGCTGGTTAAATGAACCTCCGATGATTGATCCTATAGGAACTCCTAATTACGACAATGTCAGCAATGCTGATGCAATGGTAGTTATTGAAACACGTGCCTTTAACCCCACTAGAGATTATCTATGGCCAATTCCACGGATTGAATTGGAAACGAACACCACGTTGACCCAAAATCCCGGGTATTGA
- a CDS encoding TonB-dependent receptor: MHLNLQKTIYMLSKYFLYGFIVQMMVFNFVMATNVNGQYKSIDKVQVRIDRESITLNQFFKSIEKQTPFNFLYDTDQINPATVITLQERSGSVENFLRQVSHQSNLRFRQVNNGIDVREDPRLPYVTISEQPAGVEIKGIILDESGSPLPGVTVIVQGTTQGTVSDVDGHFSIDVPEGGTLVFSFIGFEQQTILVGNQTELSVTMIESLSALEEVVVVGYGTQKKVNLTGAVSAISSEEIVNQPVGQSSMVLQGVAPGVTVTQRSGQPGSDGGEIRIRGVGTIGDSNPLIMVDGVETNMNNVDPNEIESISILKDAASAAIYGSRAANGVVLITTKRGKEGISVNYNMYAGLQVPTRLPEIVGALDHMMLANEAFTNIGNDPQYSDQFIANYIEGMPSDQYPDTDWQKLTMSNSAFMQSHNVSVNAGNEKARVLGSFSYLDQDGIIPNTSFKRYNLRFNSDINVTDKLKLSMDIFLRKADQIEPSSGTGYVFHWMRRIPANEVGVLSNGRYGEGWNGDHPLARAKDGGIRTNESLDAILNFRLNYKLTDWLSAEVMYAPKLWNPHVKSFSNITQSYARDGETPTFFVPQRNSLTEKYTREWYNNLRAMVSIDKTINEVHTIGFAGGYQQEDQTNQWISAYREVFPLPDYQEIDAGNRLNEQTGGSANHWALQSVFARATYNFDERYLLEANLRRDASSRFADGNRASLFPSFSAGWRISEEAFMQGTSGVIDQLKLRASWGRLGNQNIGLYPYAAFISLGGNEQDYAFGGVNAPGAALNNMANKDIKWETTETTDIGLEFNLWGKLDVTFDYYKRKTKDILLPLNIPLTIGLKEPLQNAGVVHNTGYEFMLNYRNRIGDFNYGVMVNFSDVINEIIDMKGIENTGNIVNREGHPIRSFFGYVADGFFQSQEEVDNHATQFGNVAPGDIRYKDLNGDGMINDRDLAVIGSDIPRYTYGIKLNGEYKGLDLSVFFQGVGQADGYLYGQGIMPFFLGGTVQEQHKDRWTPDNPNARYPRLAWNQTNNQQNSSFWMSNAAYLRLQSVQLGYVFPPHILEKLNVRNLRVYLSGRNLFTVTNFYEGYDPEAPRSDGGWYPQMAAYTMGLNLTF, encoded by the coding sequence ATGCATTTAAACTTACAAAAGACAATCTATATGTTGTCCAAGTACTTCTTGTACGGCTTTATAGTTCAAATGATGGTCTTCAACTTTGTGATGGCAACAAATGTTAATGGCCAATACAAGTCAATAGATAAGGTTCAAGTACGGATTGACAGGGAGTCAATCACGCTCAACCAGTTTTTTAAATCAATTGAGAAACAGACACCTTTTAATTTTTTATACGATACTGATCAGATCAATCCTGCAACCGTCATAACCCTACAGGAGCGTTCAGGATCAGTAGAAAACTTTTTGAGGCAGGTTTCCCATCAATCAAACTTGCGATTTCGGCAGGTGAACAATGGGATAGATGTCAGGGAAGACCCTCGACTGCCTTATGTGACTATCTCTGAGCAGCCGGCAGGTGTGGAGATCAAAGGAATCATATTGGATGAATCCGGATCTCCTCTTCCCGGGGTCACTGTTATCGTACAGGGAACCACCCAGGGTACGGTATCGGATGTTGATGGCCACTTCTCAATCGATGTGCCTGAGGGAGGTACGCTAGTATTTTCATTTATAGGCTTCGAGCAGCAAACTATACTAGTTGGAAATCAAACAGAGCTCAGTGTAACCATGATAGAAAGCCTTTCGGCTCTAGAAGAGGTGGTGGTAGTGGGCTACGGCACACAAAAAAAAGTAAACCTTACCGGTGCGGTCAGTGCTATTTCTTCTGAGGAAATCGTCAATCAACCGGTAGGTCAATCATCCATGGTACTACAGGGAGTAGCTCCGGGTGTTACCGTCACCCAACGTAGTGGGCAGCCGGGTAGTGATGGAGGAGAAATCAGGATTAGAGGAGTCGGAACAATAGGGGATTCAAATCCACTTATCATGGTGGATGGAGTGGAAACCAATATGAATAATGTGGATCCAAATGAAATAGAAAGTATTTCAATTTTGAAAGATGCAGCCTCAGCGGCGATATACGGATCAAGAGCCGCAAACGGAGTGGTATTGATTACTACTAAAAGAGGCAAAGAAGGCATAAGTGTAAACTACAATATGTATGCTGGGCTGCAGGTACCTACACGCTTGCCGGAGATTGTAGGCGCATTGGACCATATGATGCTGGCCAATGAAGCTTTTACCAACATTGGGAATGACCCTCAATATTCAGATCAGTTTATTGCAAATTACATTGAAGGGATGCCCTCAGATCAATATCCTGATACAGATTGGCAGAAATTGACGATGAGTAATTCGGCGTTTATGCAAAGCCACAATGTAAGCGTTAATGCGGGAAACGAAAAGGCTAGAGTTCTTGGATCTTTCAGTTACCTGGATCAAGATGGAATTATTCCCAATACCAGCTTCAAACGCTACAATCTAAGGTTCAACTCAGATATCAATGTGACAGACAAGCTGAAGTTGTCTATGGATATTTTCTTGAGAAAGGCGGATCAAATAGAACCTTCAAGCGGTACCGGATATGTGTTTCACTGGATGAGAAGGATACCTGCAAACGAAGTGGGTGTGCTATCCAACGGACGCTATGGCGAAGGATGGAATGGTGATCATCCACTGGCAAGAGCTAAGGACGGAGGTATTAGAACGAATGAGAGTCTGGATGCTATCCTGAACTTCAGGCTCAACTACAAATTAACAGATTGGCTTTCGGCTGAGGTGATGTATGCTCCCAAATTGTGGAATCCTCATGTCAAGAGCTTTTCCAATATTACCCAGAGCTATGCACGTGACGGCGAAACACCCACCTTTTTTGTACCCCAGCGCAATTCCTTGACCGAAAAATATACCAGAGAATGGTACAATAACTTACGGGCCATGGTTTCCATAGACAAAACCATCAATGAAGTCCACACCATTGGATTTGCCGGAGGCTATCAACAGGAAGATCAGACTAATCAGTGGATCTCCGCATATCGCGAAGTCTTTCCACTTCCCGACTATCAAGAAATAGACGCAGGAAACCGACTCAATGAGCAAACTGGAGGTTCTGCAAATCATTGGGCTTTACAATCTGTTTTCGCAAGAGCCACCTACAACTTTGATGAGCGCTATTTGCTGGAAGCGAATCTGCGGAGAGATGCTTCTTCCCGCTTCGCTGATGGCAATAGAGCCAGTCTTTTCCCTTCTTTCTCCGCAGGATGGAGGATTTCAGAAGAAGCATTTATGCAGGGGACCAGCGGTGTGATTGATCAGCTAAAACTTAGAGCCTCCTGGGGACGACTGGGCAATCAGAACATAGGGCTTTATCCATATGCAGCATTTATTTCACTGGGAGGAAATGAGCAGGATTATGCCTTCGGCGGAGTGAATGCCCCCGGTGCTGCACTGAACAACATGGCTAATAAGGATATCAAATGGGAAACTACAGAAACCACCGACATTGGATTGGAATTCAATCTTTGGGGTAAGCTGGATGTCACTTTTGATTACTATAAGAGAAAGACAAAAGACATCCTCCTACCGCTCAATATCCCCTTGACTATTGGGTTAAAAGAACCTTTGCAAAATGCAGGAGTAGTGCACAATACAGGATATGAATTTATGCTGAACTACCGTAACCGGATTGGAGATTTTAATTACGGTGTGATGGTGAATTTTTCGGATGTGATAAATGAAATCATTGATATGAAGGGCATTGAGAATACAGGAAATATAGTCAATCGAGAAGGACATCCGATTAGGTCATTTTTCGGATATGTCGCAGATGGGTTCTTTCAGTCTCAGGAGGAAGTGGATAATCACGCCACTCAGTTTGGGAATGTAGCTCCCGGAGACATCAGGTATAAAGACTTGAATGGAGATGGCATGATCAACGACAGGGATCTTGCTGTAATTGGGAGCGATATTCCACGATACACCTATGGAATAAAACTAAATGGTGAATATAAAGGACTTGATCTGTCCGTATTTTTCCAGGGAGTGGGACAGGCTGACGGTTACTTGTATGGACAAGGAATTATGCCATTTTTCTTGGGGGGAACAGTTCAGGAACAGCATAAAGACCGCTGGACTCCTGACAATCCCAACGCAAGGTATCCTCGACTGGCCTGGAACCAGACCAATAACCAACAAAATTCCAGTTTCTGGATGAGCAACGCTGCTTATTTACGTCTTCAAAGCGTGCAATTGGGCTATGTATTCCCTCCCCATATTTTGGAAAAACTGAATGTCCGGAATTTAAGGGTTTACCTAAGTGGACGCAACCTGTTTACGGTAACCAATTTTTATGAAGGGTATGATCCTGAAGCTCCTCGAAGTGATGGCGGGTGGTATCCACAGATGGCCGCCTATACTATGGGACTGAATCTCACCTTCTAA
- a CDS encoding FecR family protein, with translation MSQVNDLLEDLEFIRWVKYPDNELAIFWKSWMDANPDRIEDIKLAREIILGLEFPSRKASPDTKKEVLSRILRAKDNLPDVQQAATEPVQRVWRKKTWQLSKVAAILAGVFLLSILLLNLTNTGQKEKVLHRTTWVSKTTNAGEKLNFRLPDQTVVSLNAGSSLEYPETFDSTVRLVKLKGEGFFEVSKNAKQPFKVISDGLTTTALGTSFNINTKNNNKLKISLVTGKVSITYGVDSPDYFLSPGEELSYTKSDNKADVHQFNENHVLGWRFGRLIFKRSTLKEVKESLEEWYGVEISITGSTRNDWRFNGTFENQTLENVLNSMSNIENFHYKIENKKVNIVFNP, from the coding sequence ATGAGTCAAGTAAACGACCTTTTGGAAGATCTGGAATTTATTAGATGGGTAAAATACCCTGATAATGAATTGGCTATTTTTTGGAAAAGCTGGATGGATGCCAATCCAGACCGGATTGAAGACATAAAACTTGCCAGAGAAATAATTCTAGGTTTAGAGTTCCCTTCGAGAAAAGCCTCACCTGACACCAAAAAGGAAGTACTTAGCAGAATACTACGGGCGAAGGACAACCTGCCAGATGTGCAGCAAGCAGCTACTGAACCGGTTCAAAGAGTTTGGCGGAAGAAAACTTGGCAACTCTCAAAAGTGGCAGCTATTCTAGCAGGTGTGTTTTTACTTTCAATATTACTTTTAAATCTCACCAATACCGGTCAAAAAGAAAAGGTATTGCATAGAACTACCTGGGTGTCCAAAACCACCAATGCGGGGGAAAAGCTGAATTTCAGACTTCCGGATCAAACGGTAGTATCTCTGAACGCAGGCAGTAGTCTGGAATATCCTGAGACATTTGACTCTACAGTAAGACTTGTAAAACTGAAGGGAGAGGGGTTTTTCGAAGTATCCAAAAATGCGAAACAACCATTTAAAGTTATTTCTGACGGATTAACCACCACTGCGCTGGGTACTTCCTTCAATATCAACACAAAAAACAATAATAAATTAAAAATCTCCTTAGTGACCGGAAAGGTATCCATCACCTATGGCGTGGACAGTCCGGATTATTTTTTATCTCCGGGAGAAGAGTTGAGTTATACTAAATCCGACAATAAAGCAGACGTACATCAGTTCAATGAAAACCATGTGTTGGGTTGGAGATTTGGAAGATTGATTTTCAAAAGATCAACCCTCAAGGAAGTAAAGGAAAGTCTTGAAGAATGGTACGGCGTGGAAATCAGTATTACGGGTTCAACCCGAAATGACTGGCGGTTCAATGGGACATTTGAGAATCAGACGCTTGAGAATGTATTGAACAGTATGTCCAATATTGAAAACTTCCACTATAAGATCGAGAACAAAAAAGTAAACATCGTATTTAATCCATAA